A region from the Neurospora crassa OR74A linkage group V, whole genome shotgun sequence genome encodes:
- a CDS encoding GTP-binding protein — translation MPRDPLIGLVGKPSAGKSSTLNSLTDASSKVGNFPFTTIDPQRAIGYLQIDCACARYNVSERCKPNYGSCVNGKRSVPIELLDVAGLVPGAHEGKGLGNKFLDDLRHADALIHVVDASGTTDAEGKVTRGYDPSVDIAWLRSEIVAWIKGNLWEKWGSIKRRHIAVKATAVETLQAQFSGYGSTAAVVARTLDKLGLKEPLEEWSEETVDRVVNAFTDEKFPTVIALNKIDHPDADKNIAKIAKMQDPNSIVLCSAISEIFLRKMAKQGYIKYTEGSEFVDTREDLIADGDPDGGGLKELDEKNRNRIENLKDMVLYRFGSTGVNQVLSKAAEILGLVPVFPVRNTTTFTSGANESANKAVFRDCVLVKKNSTVADVARKIMGDAPIAYVEGAGGIRVAEDQIVTVGKNDILSFRVGRA, via the exons ATGCCCCGAGATCCTTTAATCGGACTGGTCGGCAAACCGAGCGCTGGCAAATCCAGCACGCTCAACTCGCTAACAGATGCTTCCTCTAAAGTCG GAAACTTCCC TTTCACCACTATCGACCCCCAACGAGCGATCGGCTACCTTCAGATAGACTGCGCCTGCGCGCGCTACAACGTTAGCGAAAGGTGCAAGCCAAACTACGGTTCTTGTGTCAATGGCAAGCGTAGTGTGCCCATTGAACTGCTCGACGTCGCCGGTCTCGTCCCCGGAGCGCATGAGGGCAAAGGGTTGGGCAACAAGTTCCTCGACGACCTGCGACATGCCGACGCCCTGATACACGTTGTCGACGCTTCAGGCACAACAGACGCCGAAGGAAAGGTCACGCGCGGGTACGATCCATCCGTGGACATTGCGTGGCTGCGCTCCGAGATCGTGGCCTGGATCAAGGGAAACCTTTGGGAGAAGTGGGGTTCAATCAAGAGGAGGCATATTGCTGTCAAGGCGACAGCGGTGGAAACGCTCCAGGCACAGTTCAGTGGTTACGGGAGTACCGCTGCGGTGGTGGCGCGGACGCTGGATAAGCTGGGGCTCAAGGAGCCGTTGGAGGAGTGGTCTG AGGAAACCGTCGACCGCGTTGTCAACGCCTTCACCGACGAGAAGTTCCCAACAGTGATTGCACTCAACAAAATCGACCACCCAGACGCCGACAAGAACATTGCCAAGATCGCCAAGATGCAAGATCCAAACTCCATCGTCCTTTGTTCTGCGATTTCCGAAATTTTCTTGCGCAAGATGGCGAAGCAAGGGTATATCAAGTACACAGAAGGCAGCGAGTTCGTTGACACGAGGGAAGACCTAATAGCCGACGGCGATCCGGACGGCGGAGGCTTGAAAGAGCTGGACGAGAAGAACCGGAACAGGATAGAGAACCTGAAAGACATGGTCCTTTACCGATTCGGCTCCACGGGCGTCAATCAGGTGCTGTCCAAAGCCGCCGAGATCCTCGGCTTGGTGCCGGTCTTCCCAGTTAGGAATACGACGACGTTTACGTCGGGTGCAAATGAGTCGGCGAATAAGGCGGTATTCAGAGATTGCGTGTTGGTCAAGAAGAACTCAACCGTAGCCGACGTGGCCAGGAAGATCATGGGTGATGCGCCGATTGCCTACGTCGAAGGTGCGGGCGGCATCCGTGTTGCGGAAGACCAGATTGTTACGGTTGGGAAGAATGAT ATCCTATCATTCAGGGTAGGCCGAGCATAA
- a CDS encoding plasma membrane proteolipid 3, with translation MTSTVHLGKEGTVHLGKAVPDICKIIVAVILPPLGVFFERGCGADLFINILLTILGYLPGIVHALYIILKY, from the exons ATGACCTCTACAGTTCATCTTGGCAAGGAAGGCACAGTTCATCTTGGCAAGGCTGTCCC CGACATTTGCAAGATCATCGTTGCCGTtatcctcccccctctcggAGTTTTCTTCGAACGTGGATGCGGTGCCGATCTCTTCATCAACATCCTACTCACCATTCTGGGT TATCTTCCCGGTATTGTCCACGCTCTCTACATCATTTTGAAGTATTAA